From the Synechococcus sp. KORDI-49 genome, the window GAGGCGCACCCGCAGCGGCTGCTGATTGCCGGAAAGCCAGATGCTGGCGCGGCCATCGGCACTGCTGCCCTCGATTTCCATTCCGTCCAGTTCCTCCTGCAGCTTCTGGGCGTCCTGCTGGATCTGCTGGGCCTTGCGGAAGGCTTCGGTCAGCTGACCGAAATTGGGTAGTCCGAACCCTGCCATCGTGGTGCTGAGGGAGTCGGCAGATTAAGCCGCTGTTGCGAAACCGAGGCGTTTCACTTCCGGATGCAGAGACAGTGCGTGGCGTTCGTGCACCCGTGCCTGCACGAAACTGATCAACCGGTCG encodes:
- a CDS encoding YbaB/EbfC family nucleoid-associated protein encodes the protein MAGFGLPNFGQLTEAFRKAQQIQQDAQKLQEELDGMEIEGSSADGRASIWLSGNQQPLRVRLDPALLQEGQDACEAATLEALQAAYDASTATMKQRMEDLTGGLNLNLPGMSG